The following are from one region of the Polaribacter marinaquae genome:
- a CDS encoding VOC family protein: protein MKVQSYLAFDGNCQEALNFYGELFDAKVENRITYEDKKIDVPSSYRKKLQHAELKGKGVNFMAYDAAPDTPINSGNQVHMSVDFNQKEEAKSVFENLSKNGVVHHEFREREWGFFGRCTDEFGINWMVNAKN, encoded by the coding sequence ATGAAAGTACAATCTTATTTAGCGTTCGATGGAAATTGTCAAGAGGCATTAAATTTTTATGGAGAATTATTTGATGCAAAAGTAGAGAATAGAATAACATACGAAGACAAGAAAATTGATGTGCCATCATCATATAGAAAAAAACTACAACACGCAGAATTAAAAGGTAAAGGTGTAAATTTTATGGCTTATGATGCTGCGCCAGATACTCCAATAAATTCTGGAAATCAAGTGCATATGAGTGTAGATTTTAATCAAAAAGAAGAAGCAAAATCTGTTTTTGAAAATTTATCTAAAAACGGAGTTGTGCATCACGAGTTTAGAGAAAGAGAATGGGGTTTTTTTGGAAGATGTACAGATGAGTTTGGTATAAATTGGATGGTAAATGCTAAAAACTAA
- a CDS encoding DUF421 domain-containing protein, translated as MKEWIFTNYNTLQFIFISCLGIYIIIILLTKIFGKRSFSKMSSFDFACTIAIGSIIASTLLSKSVSLFEGVFGLTTIYVLQGITAYLRRFQFFRNIVDNEPLFLMKNDQILWENLKKAQVTEGDLRAKLREANVLKLSEVKAVIFETTCDISVLHSSEELSVDDWLIKDVLDL; from the coding sequence ATGAAAGAATGGATTTTTACCAATTATAATACACTGCAATTTATATTTATATCTTGTTTGGGTATCTATATTATCATAATATTACTCACTAAAATTTTCGGCAAACGTAGCTTTTCTAAAATGTCTAGTTTCGATTTTGCTTGCACAATTGCAATAGGTTCTATTATTGCATCAACATTACTTTCTAAGTCCGTTTCTTTATTTGAAGGTGTATTTGGTTTGACTACAATTTATGTGTTACAAGGCATAACCGCATATTTAAGAAGGTTTCAGTTTTTTAGAAATATTGTAGATAACGAACCATTATTTTTAATGAAGAATGATCAAATTTTGTGGGAAAACCTTAAAAAGGCACAGGTTACCGAAGGAGATTTAAGAGCGAAGTTAAGGGAAGCAAATGTTTTAAAATTATCTGAAGTAAAAGCTGTAATTTTTGAGACAACATGTGATATTTCGGTTTTACATTCATCAGAAGAATTATCTGTAGATGATTGGTTGATTAAAGATGTCTTAGATCTCTAA
- a CDS encoding thioredoxin family protein produces the protein MTKFGELISVHKPVLIDFYAELSDAETTVETLRSVAAALGDRAKVIKIDINKNEVLADALRVKGNPTFMIYKNGEMKWRQTGYQDANTLIGLVQQYF, from the coding sequence ATGACAAAATTTGGAGAATTAATCAGTGTTCATAAACCAGTTCTTATAGATTTCTATGCAGAACTTTCGGATGCAGAAACTACCGTAGAAACCCTAAGAAGTGTAGCAGCAGCGTTAGGTGATAGAGCAAAAGTTATTAAAATAGATATTAATAAAAACGAAGTTCTTGCAGATGCTTTGCGTGTAAAAGGAAACCCAACGTTTATGATCTATAAAAATGGCGAAATGAAATGGCGTCAAACAGGTTATCAAGACGCAAACACATTAATTGGCTTGGTGCAGCAGTATTTTTAG
- a CDS encoding DUF2723 domain-containing protein, whose product MTSANFKKWNIILGWFTFVIALITYSLTIEPTVSAWDVGEYIATSVKLEVGHPPGAPLFQMLGAFFAMFTSESSEIAKMVNFMSALASAFTILFMFWTITNLGEKLALKSGKLTEGSYIAILGSSIVGSLAYTFSDSFWFSAVEGEVYAMSSFLMAILFWLGLKWESELHTARGNKWLILISFVVGLSFGVHILSLLVIPAIVMLYFFKTYKNINLKSTAIATVLSVFVLAFVFKFLFPFTLKFFSASELFFINTIGLPYNSGSIIAAIILMALFFFGLKYTRKKKKVHANTLILAVLFIMIGFSSWMMLPIRANANTTINENNPSSARELLAYYEREQYGDANVFYDTYYSNKYSREQDANNPLKDDKPKYEKKNGKYVIVNKYKNVVPNYSDKHKGFIPRMVDPASEEMYKKIAGIPLNSKRRPTFGENLKFMFSYQFGYMYGRYFMWNFVGRQNDIQGRLDLFNGNWISGIDAIDEVRLGSQQQLPSQVLENKGRNKYYFLPLILGLIGLFFQVKWDKENFFTLFLFFAFTGFAIIFYTNPKPFEPRERDYAVVGSFYIFAIWIGFGVLALYEYLKNVANKKTVAIAVSVITLLAVPTLMASENWDDHDRSNRYTTRLNAQAYLESCDENAIMFTIGDNDTFPLWYMQEVEGIRTDLKLVNTSLFATDWYIDQMKRATYDAPPIPSQLKHDQYKYGSLDIAYHIEHPRFKDSIIEIKDFMRWISSDSDATYYIVEEENIKEKYYPTNRIRIPVNKENVLKSGIVAQKDADKIVDFIDITIDERGITKNRLLMLDILANNDWKRPIYFTGGANADEEYIWLKDYLQLDGLAFKLVPIKTPAKYIDEAGRPREVSLFDIGRIDADKMYANINKLDWKNINSGEIYLDEQTKRNAISLRNSLMRLSDAFAKQGDTIKAVEVLDLSLSKMPIEDFDHYSLSLGYPEMYYNLGENNKAKATAETLSRLIIEKLTWLSTFDKNDSDLIFDEIDQSLYMFKNLIDQVERGSNNKDYVSKIQTDFMDTVKLFGHLMPDEE is encoded by the coding sequence ATGACATCAGCAAACTTTAAAAAATGGAATATCATTTTAGGATGGTTCACGTTTGTAATTGCGCTAATAACCTACTCTTTAACAATAGAACCAACAGTTAGTGCTTGGGATGTTGGAGAATATATAGCAACTTCTGTAAAACTAGAAGTTGGGCATCCGCCAGGTGCACCTTTATTTCAAATGTTAGGCGCATTTTTTGCAATGTTTACATCAGAAAGTTCTGAAATTGCCAAAATGGTAAACTTTATGTCTGCTTTAGCTAGTGCATTTACTATTTTGTTTATGTTCTGGACAATTACCAATTTAGGTGAAAAATTAGCTTTAAAATCAGGAAAATTAACAGAAGGTAGCTATATAGCAATTTTAGGAAGTAGTATTGTAGGTTCTTTAGCCTATACATTTTCTGATAGTTTTTGGTTTAGTGCCGTAGAAGGAGAAGTGTATGCGATGTCTTCTTTTTTAATGGCAATACTATTTTGGTTAGGCTTAAAATGGGAAAGTGAATTACACACTGCACGTGGTAACAAATGGCTAATTCTAATAAGTTTTGTTGTTGGTTTGTCTTTTGGCGTACATATTTTATCATTACTTGTAATTCCTGCAATTGTAATGTTATATTTCTTTAAAACTTATAAAAACATCAATCTAAAATCTACAGCAATTGCAACAGTTTTATCTGTTTTTGTTTTAGCTTTTGTTTTTAAGTTTTTATTTCCTTTTACACTTAAGTTTTTTAGTGCTTCAGAATTATTTTTTATCAATACAATTGGCTTACCATATAATTCTGGTAGTATTATTGCTGCAATTATTCTAATGGCTCTTTTCTTCTTCGGATTAAAATACACTCGAAAAAAGAAAAAAGTACACGCAAATACACTAATACTTGCTGTTTTATTTATTATGATTGGTTTCTCGTCTTGGATGATGTTACCAATTAGAGCAAACGCAAACACTACAATTAACGAAAACAACCCTTCTAGTGCTAGAGAATTATTAGCCTATTACGAACGTGAGCAATACGGTGACGCAAATGTGTTTTACGACACTTATTACTCTAATAAATACAGCAGAGAACAAGATGCAAACAATCCTTTAAAGGATGACAAACCTAAATACGAAAAGAAAAATGGCAAATATGTTATTGTAAATAAATACAAGAATGTTGTACCAAATTATTCTGATAAGCATAAAGGTTTTATTCCAAGAATGGTAGATCCTGCATCCGAAGAAATGTATAAAAAAATCGCAGGTATTCCTTTAAATAGTAAAAGAAGACCCACTTTTGGCGAAAACCTAAAGTTTATGTTTAGCTATCAATTTGGTTATATGTATGGTCGTTATTTTATGTGGAATTTTGTTGGAAGACAAAACGATATTCAAGGTCGATTAGATTTATTTAACGGAAACTGGATTAGCGGTATCGATGCTATCGACGAAGTTCGATTAGGCTCTCAGCAACAATTACCGTCTCAAGTTTTAGAAAATAAAGGAAGAAATAAATATTATTTTTTACCATTAATTTTAGGATTAATCGGTTTATTTTTTCAAGTAAAATGGGATAAAGAAAACTTCTTTACACTTTTCTTATTTTTCGCTTTTACTGGTTTTGCAATTATATTTTACACAAACCCAAAACCTTTTGAACCTAGAGAAAGAGATTATGCGGTTGTAGGTAGTTTTTACATTTTTGCAATATGGATTGGCTTTGGAGTGCTAGCTCTTTATGAATACTTAAAGAATGTTGCCAATAAAAAAACGGTTGCAATTGCAGTTTCTGTAATAACACTTTTGGCAGTACCAACATTAATGGCATCAGAAAACTGGGATGACCACGATAGATCTAACAGATATACAACACGCTTAAATGCTCAAGCGTATTTAGAAAGTTGCGATGAAAACGCGATTATGTTTACCATTGGAGATAATGATACTTTCCCACTTTGGTACATGCAAGAAGTAGAAGGTATTAGAACAGATTTAAAGCTAGTAAACACAAGTTTATTTGCTACAGATTGGTATATCGACCAAATGAAAAGAGCAACTTATGATGCTCCTCCGATTCCTTCTCAATTAAAACATGACCAATATAAATACGGAAGTTTAGATATTGCGTACCATATAGAACACCCAAGATTTAAAGATTCTATTATAGAAATTAAAGATTTTATGCGTTGGATTTCTTCTGATAGTGATGCAACTTATTATATTGTTGAAGAAGAAAATATCAAAGAAAAATATTATCCTACAAACAGAATTAGAATTCCTGTAAACAAAGAAAACGTTTTAAAAAGCGGAATTGTTGCACAAAAAGATGCAGACAAAATTGTAGACTTTATAGATATTACTATTGATGAAAGAGGCATTACAAAAAACCGCCTTTTAATGTTAGATATCTTAGCAAATAACGACTGGAAACGCCCAATTTACTTTACTGGTGGTGCAAATGCCGATGAAGAATATATTTGGTTAAAAGATTATTTACAATTAGATGGTTTGGCTTTTAAATTAGTACCAATTAAAACGCCAGCAAAATATATAGACGAAGCTGGCAGACCAAGAGAAGTAAGTTTGTTTGATATTGGTAGAATAGATGCTGATAAAATGTACGCCAACATTAATAAACTAGACTGGAAAAATATAAATAGTGGCGAAATATATTTAGACGAACAAACAAAAAGAAATGCAATTTCACTTAGAAACAGCCTAATGCGCTTATCTGATGCTTTTGCAAAACAAGGTGACACAATTAAAGCTGTAGAAGTATTAGACTTATCTTTAAGCAAAATGCCTATTGAAGATTTTGACCACTACAGTTTATCTTTGGGGTATCCAGAAATGTATTATAATTTAGGAGAAAACAATAAAGCAAAAGCAACAGCAGAAACACTAAGTAGATTAATAATCGAAAAACTAACTTGGTTAAGTACGTTTGACAAAAATGATAGTGATTTAATTTTTGATGAAATAGACCAATCTTTATACATGTTTAAGAACCTAATAGATCAGGTAGAAAGAGGTAGCAATAATAAAGATTACGTTTCTAAAATTCAGACAGATTTTATGGACACTGTAAAACTTTTTGGGCATTTAATGCCAGACGAAGAGTAA
- the thrC gene encoding threonine synthase yields MNYYSLHHKSPKSTFKNAVVQGLAKDRGIYFPDNITPLSSDFIENISDYSNHEIAYEVIKQFVGDEIPTKKLKEIIANTVSFDFPLVKVDKNVASLELFHGPTMAFKDVGAKFMAQCLEYFNEDNSEEVTVLVATSGDTGGAVANGFLGAKGVNVVILYPSGKVSDIQEKQLTTLGQNITALEVDGVFDDCQEMVKTAFLDEEITKTLTSANSINVARWLPQMFYFFFAYKELHKQHKDIVFSVPSGNFGNICAGIMAQKIGLPIKHFVASTNVNDTVPNYLKDGVYKPKPSKATISNAMDVGNPSNFIRIQELFNNDLESLKNAFSSYSFSDDETKATMKEIYKNSGYVADPHGAVGYLGLQEYKLKDSDFGVFLETAHPVKFLDVVEETLPVKVEIPAQIKKVINNKKVSLKVSNYQDLKDFLLK; encoded by the coding sequence ATGAACTATTACAGTTTACATCATAAATCACCAAAATCAACATTTAAAAATGCCGTTGTACAAGGTTTAGCAAAAGATAGAGGAATTTATTTTCCAGATAATATCACGCCACTTTCTAGCGATTTCATCGAAAATATTTCAGATTACTCTAATCATGAAATTGCTTATGAAGTAATTAAACAATTTGTAGGTGATGAAATTCCGACAAAAAAATTAAAAGAAATTATTGCAAATACAGTTTCATTCGATTTTCCTTTGGTGAAGGTTGATAAAAATGTTGCGTCTTTAGAGCTTTTTCACGGACCAACCATGGCTTTTAAAGATGTTGGTGCAAAATTTATGGCACAATGTCTAGAGTATTTTAATGAAGACAATTCAGAAGAAGTAACTGTTTTAGTTGCAACTTCCGGAGACACAGGTGGCGCGGTAGCTAATGGATTTTTAGGTGCAAAAGGTGTAAATGTTGTTATTTTATACCCATCAGGCAAAGTAAGCGACATTCAAGAGAAACAATTAACAACTTTAGGACAAAATATTACAGCTTTAGAAGTAGATGGTGTTTTTGACGATTGCCAAGAAATGGTAAAAACTGCTTTTTTAGATGAAGAAATAACCAAAACCTTAACCTCTGCAAATTCTATTAATGTAGCTAGATGGTTACCGCAGATGTTCTATTTTTTCTTTGCTTACAAAGAACTACATAAGCAACATAAAGACATTGTTTTTTCTGTTCCTAGCGGAAACTTTGGTAATATTTGTGCCGGAATTATGGCTCAGAAAATCGGCTTACCTATAAAGCATTTTGTTGCATCAACAAACGTTAATGACACGGTTCCAAACTACTTAAAAGATGGAGTTTACAAGCCTAAACCATCAAAAGCAACTATTTCTAATGCTATGGATGTTGGGAATCCAAGTAACTTTATAAGAATTCAAGAATTATTTAACAATGATTTAGAATCTTTAAAAAATGCATTTTCTTCTTACAGTTTTTCTGATGATGAAACAAAAGCGACAATGAAAGAAATTTATAAAAACTCTGGTTATGTTGCAGATCCTCATGGCGCTGTTGGTTATCTAGGTTTACAAGAATATAAATTAAAAGATAGTGATTTTGGTGTGTTTTTAGAAACTGCGCATCCTGTTAAGTTTTTAGATGTTGTAGAAGAAACATTGCCTGTTAAAGTTGAAATTCCTGCTCAAATAAAAAAGGTAATTAATAATAAAAAAGTTTCTTTAAAAGTCTCTAATTATCAAGACTTAAAAGATTTTCTTTTAAAATAA
- a CDS encoding polysaccharide deacetylase family protein, whose product MKAYFPGTPDFIMRLFSKYIWRFSLEKKEVFLTFDDGPTPEITRFVLNELKKYDAKATFFCIGKNIENEPEIFNAIISDGHTIGNHTQNHFNGWKNDTSVYLDNVLTCEKSILKHSNQNSDSKLFRPPYGKIKKSQARILIEKGFKIIMWTVLSGDFDNKLSKENCLQNVLKNVNNGSIIVFHDSVKAAEKVTYVLPKVLEKLSKQGFVFKAIK is encoded by the coding sequence ATGAAAGCATATTTCCCCGGAACGCCAGATTTTATAATGAGATTATTCTCTAAATACATCTGGCGTTTTTCTTTAGAAAAAAAAGAAGTTTTTTTAACTTTTGATGATGGCCCAACTCCAGAAATTACACGATTTGTTCTAAATGAATTGAAAAAATACGATGCAAAAGCAACTTTTTTTTGCATTGGAAAAAACATTGAGAATGAACCTGAAATTTTTAATGCTATAATTTCTGATGGACATACAATAGGTAATCATACTCAAAATCATTTTAATGGCTGGAAAAACGATACATCTGTATATCTTGATAACGTTTTAACTTGTGAAAAAAGCATACTAAAACATTCTAACCAAAATTCTGACTCTAAATTATTTAGACCGCCTTACGGTAAAATTAAAAAATCGCAAGCTAGAATTTTAATAGAAAAAGGCTTTAAAATAATTATGTGGACGGTTTTGTCTGGTGATTTTGATAATAAATTATCTAAAGAGAATTGCCTACAAAATGTTTTAAAAAACGTAAACAACGGTAGTATTATTGTTTTTCATGATAGTGTAAAAGCTGCCGAAAAAGTTACTTATGTACTGCCAAAGGTTTTAGAAAAACTCTCTAAGCAAGGTTTTGTTTTTAAAGCAATAAAATAA
- a CDS encoding metallophosphoesterase has product MKMIIRLVILFAVIILLEFYAFQAIKTISKNKIIRFAWLFISVAVYANFLYVALTYDRGQGQTPQFQMAMGLLLTVLIPKIIVLLFMFGEDIYRWFLKLISAISSENTKPLASRRKFISQIALGLAAIPFASFIYGILQGKYNYKVLKYQLSFKDLPDAFDGFTITQISDIHSGSFTNKEKIKYGVDLINQQKSDIMLFTGDIVNNKADEMDDWIDVFDKLEAKEGKYSILGNHDYGDYMDWKNPQDKIDNFQKVKDIHKKIGFDLLLDEHRYLEKDGQKIALLGVENWGKGFNQAGDLKKASKNIKKEDFKILMSHDPSHWEEIVKKDNLNYHLTLSGHTHGLQMGIEIPGWLKWSPSQFVYKQWAGLYEEAGRFINVNRGFGYHAFPGRVGIWPEITVIELKKA; this is encoded by the coding sequence ATGAAAATGATAATTAGACTTGTTATTTTATTTGCCGTTATTATATTATTAGAGTTTTATGCTTTTCAGGCAATTAAAACAATTTCTAAAAATAAAATTATTCGTTTTGCATGGTTGTTTATAAGTGTAGCTGTGTATGCAAACTTTTTATATGTTGCATTAACTTATGATAGAGGTCAAGGGCAAACACCACAATTTCAAATGGCAATGGGTTTATTGCTTACCGTTTTAATTCCTAAAATAATTGTGTTATTGTTTATGTTTGGTGAAGACATTTATAGGTGGTTTTTAAAATTAATTTCTGCTATTTCATCAGAAAATACAAAGCCTTTAGCTAGTAGAAGAAAATTTATATCGCAAATAGCTTTAGGTTTAGCGGCAATACCTTTTGCATCTTTTATTTATGGTATTTTACAAGGTAAATACAATTATAAAGTTTTAAAGTATCAATTATCTTTTAAAGATTTACCAGATGCTTTTGATGGTTTTACAATTACACAAATTTCAGATATTCATTCAGGTAGTTTTACAAATAAAGAAAAGATTAAATACGGCGTAGATTTAATCAATCAGCAAAAATCTGATATTATGTTGTTTACAGGAGATATTGTAAATAATAAAGCAGATGAAATGGATGATTGGATTGATGTTTTTGATAAACTAGAAGCCAAAGAAGGTAAATATTCTATTTTAGGAAATCATGATTATGGTGATTATATGGATTGGAAGAATCCGCAAGACAAAATAGATAACTTTCAAAAAGTAAAAGATATTCATAAAAAGATAGGTTTCGATTTGTTGTTAGATGAACATCGATATCTAGAAAAAGACGGACAGAAAATTGCACTTTTAGGTGTAGAAAATTGGGGAAAAGGTTTCAACCAAGCCGGAGATTTAAAAAAGGCTTCTAAAAATATCAAAAAAGAAGATTTTAAAATTTTAATGTCTCACGATCCTAGTCATTGGGAAGAAATCGTTAAAAAAGACAATCTTAATTATCACTTAACATTAAGCGGTCATACACATGGTTTGCAAATGGGAATCGAAATACCCGGTTGGTTAAAATGGAGTCCTTCTCAATTTGTATACAAACAATGGGCAGGTTTGTATGAAGAAGCAGGTAGATTTATAAATGTAAACAGAGGTTTTGGTTATCATGCTTTTCCCGGGCGTGTTGGTATTTGGCCAGAAATTACGGTGATCGAGCTTAAAAAAGCTTGA
- the polA gene encoding DNA polymerase I, with translation MSDQKRVFLVDAFALIFRGYYAFIKNPRINSKGLDTSAIMGFMNSLLDVIKRERPDHLAVCFDKGGSVDRVEMFEAYKANRDETPEAIKVAVPYIQEILKAMHIPIMVKEGFEADDVIGTLSKQAEKEGYKTFMVTPDKDFAQLVSENIFMYKPRFGGGYDIWGIPEVQEKFGVETPEQVIDFLGMMGDSADNIPGLPGVGEKTAKKFLAAYGSMENLLANTHELKGKMKEKLEANGELGLLSKKLATIMLDVPVTFHAKDFELDQPDIEKVTALFNELEFRNLLVNFTRTFAVENAEKVNSAENSSEEKVKTTAKKAVTAPEGQFDLFAAPGSGSVSDADIASGFKTINNTDHFYQHIDSVLSRKLLLRKLMAQKSVCFDTETTGLKALEVELIGIAFSFEKGKGYYVSFPEDQEETRLILEEFRPFFESEIEKIGHNLKYDIKVLSNYNMPVKGKLFDTMIAHYLINPDMRHNMDMLAETYLNYQPVSITELIGKKGKNQLSMRVVPIKDQTEYAVEDADITFQLKQLFTSELESGNVTKLFNEIELPLVSVLTAMEIEGINVNTDFLKELSIALSDDINRLEKEIYEQAGEEFNIASPKQLGIVLFEKMELVKKPKKTKTGQYKTGEDILSFLAKDHKIIRDIQEYRQYKKLQSTYVDALPNEINSKTGRIHTEYMQAVAATGRLSSNNPNLQNIPIRTERGREVRKAFVPKDDNYVLLAADYSQIELRIIAALSEEENMINAFKNGEDIHASTAAKVFNIALEDVTREQRSNAKTVNFGIVYGVSAFGLSNQTNLSRSEAKELIDTYYETYPKLKAYMTSQVEFAREKGYVETVLNRRRYLKDINSRNAMVRSGAERNAVNAPIQGSAADIIKLAMINIHNRFEAEGFKSKMLLQVHDELVFDAHKEELEIIRPIIKHEMENAFKMSVPLDVEIDLGENWLEAH, from the coding sequence ATGTCAGATCAAAAAAGAGTTTTTTTAGTAGATGCCTTTGCATTGATTTTTAGAGGATATTATGCTTTTATTAAAAATCCGAGAATTAATTCTAAAGGTTTAGACACCTCTGCAATAATGGGTTTTATGAACTCTCTTTTAGACGTAATTAAAAGAGAAAGACCAGATCATTTAGCAGTTTGTTTTGATAAAGGAGGTAGTGTAGATCGAGTAGAAATGTTCGAAGCCTATAAAGCCAACAGAGATGAAACACCAGAAGCAATTAAAGTGGCTGTACCTTATATTCAAGAAATTTTAAAAGCCATGCATATTCCTATTATGGTTAAAGAAGGTTTTGAGGCAGATGATGTAATTGGTACACTTTCTAAACAAGCAGAAAAAGAAGGTTATAAAACTTTTATGGTAACACCAGATAAAGATTTTGCACAATTGGTTTCTGAAAACATTTTTATGTACAAACCTCGTTTTGGTGGTGGTTATGATATTTGGGGAATACCAGAAGTACAAGAAAAATTTGGCGTAGAAACACCAGAGCAAGTAATTGATTTCTTAGGAATGATGGGAGATTCTGCAGATAACATTCCGGGATTACCAGGTGTTGGAGAAAAAACTGCCAAAAAGTTTTTAGCTGCTTACGGTTCAATGGAAAACCTTTTAGCAAATACACACGAGTTAAAAGGAAAAATGAAAGAGAAACTAGAAGCCAACGGAGAGTTAGGCTTACTTTCTAAAAAACTAGCTACAATTATGCTAGATGTTCCTGTTACCTTTCATGCAAAAGATTTTGAATTAGATCAACCAGATATCGAAAAAGTTACCGCTCTTTTTAATGAATTAGAATTTAGAAACTTACTAGTAAACTTTACACGAACTTTTGCTGTTGAAAATGCAGAAAAAGTAAATTCTGCAGAAAACTCATCCGAAGAAAAAGTAAAAACCACAGCAAAAAAAGCCGTTACTGCACCAGAAGGTCAATTTGACTTATTTGCTGCACCAGGTTCTGGTAGTGTTTCTGATGCCGACATTGCATCTGGATTTAAAACAATTAATAACACCGATCATTTTTATCAGCATATAGATTCTGTTTTATCAAGAAAACTATTACTTCGAAAATTAATGGCTCAAAAATCTGTTTGCTTCGATACAGAAACAACTGGTTTAAAAGCTTTAGAAGTAGAGTTGATAGGAATTGCATTTTCTTTTGAAAAAGGAAAAGGTTATTATGTTTCTTTTCCGGAAGATCAAGAAGAAACAAGATTAATCTTAGAAGAATTTAGACCATTTTTTGAATCAGAAATTGAAAAAATTGGTCATAATTTAAAATACGACATTAAAGTTTTATCAAATTACAACATGCCTGTAAAAGGTAAATTGTTTGATACTATGATTGCGCATTATTTAATCAATCCTGATATGCGTCATAATATGGATATGTTGGCAGAAACCTATTTAAATTATCAACCCGTTTCTATTACAGAATTAATTGGTAAAAAAGGTAAAAACCAACTTTCTATGCGCGTTGTACCGATTAAAGACCAAACAGAATATGCGGTAGAAGATGCAGATATCACTTTTCAATTAAAGCAATTATTTACATCAGAATTAGAAAGTGGTAATGTTACCAAACTTTTTAATGAGATAGAATTACCATTGGTATCGGTTTTAACGGCAATGGAAATTGAAGGTATTAATGTAAATACAGATTTTCTAAAAGAACTTTCGATTGCTTTGTCTGATGATATTAATCGTTTAGAAAAAGAAATTTACGAACAAGCTGGCGAAGAGTTTAATATTGCATCACCTAAACAATTAGGAATTGTGCTTTTCGAGAAAATGGAATTGGTTAAAAAACCTAAAAAGACCAAAACAGGTCAATATAAAACCGGCGAAGATATTTTATCCTTTTTAGCTAAAGACCATAAAATAATTAGAGACATTCAAGAATATAGACAATACAAAAAACTACAAAGTACATATGTAGATGCTTTACCAAACGAAATTAATTCGAAAACTGGTAGAATTCATACGGAATATATGCAAGCGGTTGCTGCAACAGGTCGTTTAAGTTCTAACAATCCTAATTTACAGAACATACCAATTAGAACAGAACGTGGTAGAGAGGTTAGAAAAGCTTTTGTTCCTAAAGATGATAATTATGTTTTACTAGCGGCAGATTATTCGCAAATAGAACTAAGAATTATTGCTGCTTTAAGTGAAGAAGAAAACATGATAAATGCTTTTAAAAACGGCGAAGATATTCATGCTTCTACTGCTGCAAAGGTTTTTAATATTGCTTTAGAAGATGTTACAAGAGAGCAACGTAGCAATGCTAAAACCGTAAACTTTGGTATTGTTTACGGTGTTTCTGCTTTTGGCTTAAGTAACCAAACTAATTTATCTAGAAGTGAAGCCAAAGAATTAATAGATACGTATTACGAAACGTATCCTAAATTAAAAGCTTACATGACTTCTCAAGTAGAATTTGCAAGAGAAAAAGGATATGTAGAAACCGTTTTAAATAGACGTAGATATTTAAAAGACATCAATTCTAGAAATGCAATGGTAAGAAGCGGCGCAGAAAGAAACGCAGTAAACGCACCAATACAAGGTTCTGCAGCCGATATTATTAAACTTGCAATGATAAATATTCATAACCGATTCGAAGCAGAAGGTTTTAAATCTAAAATGCTTTTACAAGTGCATGATGAATTGGTTTTTGATGCACACAAAGAAGAGCTAGAAATTATTAGACCAATTATTAAGCATGAAATGGAAAACGCATTTAAAATGAGTGTACCGTTAGATGTAGAAATAGATTTAGGTGAAAATTGGTTAGAAGCACATTAA